The Choristoneura fumiferana chromosome 10, NRCan_CFum_1, whole genome shotgun sequence genome has a segment encoding these proteins:
- the LOC141431913 gene encoding uncharacterized protein, with translation MKTAAVLLVVALSCICVSESKDLIIGTSFNNRLIFQEKAEYNAIPLKKRVKEVFFSDPAQQIIKGIIARDLDHTEAIATVTAGGVGFSYANIRLKSERGSGLNYQIEVYV, from the exons ATGAAGACCGCCGCCGTCCTCCTCGTCGTTGCGTTATCATGTATCTGTGTCAGCGAGAGCAAGGACCTCATTATAGGCACAAGTTTCAACAACAGACTTATATTTCAAGAAAAGGCTGAATACAATGCCATCCCGCTGAAGAAGAGAGTAAAGGAGGTGTTTTTCTCCGATCCCGCGCAACAAATTATTAAG ggCATCATTGCTCGGGACCTGGATCACACCGAAGCCATTGCAACCGTCACAGCCGGAGGAGTCGGCTTCTCTTACGCCAACATTCGGCTGAAGAGCGAACGGGGATCCGGTCTGAACTATCAAATTGAAGTCTACGTATAA